One part of the Leclercia sp. LSNIH1 genome encodes these proteins:
- the ppiB gene encoding peptidylprolyl isomerase B → MVTFHTNHGDIVIKTFDDKAPETVKNFLDYCREGFYNNTIFHRVINGFMIQGGGFEPGMKQKETKEAIKNEANNGLKNTRGTLAMARTQAPHSATAQFFINVADNDFLNFSGESLQGWGYCVFAEVVEGMDVVDKIKAVSTGRSGMHQDVPKEDVVITSVTVSE, encoded by the coding sequence ATGGTTACTTTCCACACTAATCATGGCGATATCGTAATCAAAACCTTTGATGACAAAGCGCCTGAAACAGTTAAAAACTTCCTGGACTACTGCCGCGAAGGTTTCTACAACAACACCATTTTCCACCGTGTCATTAACGGCTTTATGATCCAGGGCGGCGGTTTTGAACCTGGCATGAAACAGAAAGAGACCAAAGAGGCTATCAAAAACGAAGCTAATAACGGTCTGAAAAACACCCGCGGTACCCTGGCAATGGCCCGTACTCAGGCGCCACACTCTGCCACCGCGCAGTTCTTCATTAACGTAGCAGACAACGACTTCCTGAACTTCTCTGGCGAAAGCCTGCAGGGTTGGGGCTACTGCGTGTTTGCAGAAGTGGTTGAAGGTATGGACGTGGTTGACAAGATCAAAGCCGTTTCTACTGGCCGCAGCGGCATGCACCAGGACGTTCCAAAAGAAGACGTTGTAATCACAAGCGTGACCGTCAGCGAATAA
- the cysS gene encoding cysteine--tRNA ligase: MLKIFNTLTRQKEEFKPIHAGEVGMYVCGITVYDLCHIGHGRTFVAFDVVSRYLRFLGYNLKYVRNITDIDDKIIKRANENGENFVDLVDRMIGEMHKDFDALNILRPDMEPRATHHIPEIIEITEQLIAKGHAYVADNGDVMFDVPTDPHYGQLSRQDLDQLQAGARVDVVEVKRNPMDFVLWKMSKEGEPSWPSPWGAGRPGWHIECSAMNCKQLGNHFDIHGGGSDLMFPHHENEIAQSTCAHDGEYVNYWMHSGMVMIDREKMSKSLGNFFTVRDVLKYYDAETIRYFLMSGHYRSQLNYSEENLKQARSALERLYTALRGTDTSVAAAGGEAFEARFVEAMNDDFNTPEAYSVLFDMAREVNRLKGEDVHAANALASHMRKLSGVLGLLEQAPEAFLQSGAQTDDGEVAEIEALIKARLEARQAKDWAAADAARNRLTEMGIILEDGPQGTTWRRK; this comes from the coding sequence ATGTTAAAAATCTTCAACACACTGACGCGCCAAAAAGAGGAATTCAAACCTATTCATGCCGGGGAAGTCGGCATGTACGTGTGTGGTATTACTGTTTACGATCTCTGTCATATCGGCCATGGCCGTACTTTTGTTGCCTTCGACGTGGTGTCGCGCTATCTGCGCTTCCTTGGGTACAACCTTAAGTATGTACGCAATATCACCGATATCGACGACAAAATTATCAAACGCGCGAACGAAAATGGGGAAAACTTTGTCGATTTAGTCGATCGTATGATTGGCGAAATGCACAAGGATTTCGACGCCCTGAATATTCTGCGCCCGGACATGGAGCCGCGTGCGACGCACCATATTCCTGAGATCATTGAGATCACCGAACAGCTGATTGCCAAAGGTCACGCCTACGTGGCGGACAATGGCGACGTGATGTTCGACGTGCCGACCGATCCGCATTACGGTCAGCTCTCCCGCCAGGATCTGGATCAGCTCCAGGCCGGGGCGCGTGTGGATGTGGTTGAGGTTAAACGCAACCCGATGGACTTCGTGCTGTGGAAGATGTCGAAAGAGGGTGAGCCAAGCTGGCCATCCCCGTGGGGCGCGGGCCGTCCGGGCTGGCACATTGAGTGTTCGGCCATGAACTGCAAACAGCTGGGTAACCATTTCGATATTCACGGCGGCGGTTCAGACCTGATGTTCCCGCACCATGAAAACGAAATTGCCCAGTCAACCTGCGCCCATGACGGCGAATATGTGAACTACTGGATGCACTCCGGGATGGTGATGATTGACCGGGAGAAGATGTCCAAATCGCTGGGCAACTTCTTTACCGTGCGTGACGTGCTGAAGTATTACGATGCCGAAACCATCCGTTACTTCCTCATGTCCGGCCACTATCGCAGCCAGCTGAACTACAGCGAAGAGAACCTCAAGCAGGCGCGTTCTGCCCTGGAGCGTCTCTACACCGCCCTGCGCGGAACCGACACCTCTGTGGCGGCTGCGGGCGGCGAGGCGTTTGAAGCCCGTTTTGTTGAGGCGATGAATGACGACTTCAACACCCCGGAAGCCTACTCTGTGCTGTTCGATATGGCCCGTGAAGTGAACCGTCTGAAAGGTGAAGATGTGCATGCGGCTAATGCGCTGGCCTCTCATATGCGTAAACTGTCTGGCGTACTGGGTCTGCTGGAGCAGGCGCCGGAAGCGTTCCTGCAGAGCGGTGCGCAGACGGATGACGGCGAAGTAGCTGAAATTGAAGCGTTAATCAAGGCGCGTCTGGAAGCGCGTCAGGCGAAAGACTGGGCCGCGGCCGATGCCGCGCGTAACCGTCTCACCGAGATGGGCATCATCCTGGAAGATGGTCCGCAGGGCACCACCTGGCGCCGTAAGTAA
- a CDS encoding metal-dependent hydrolase: protein MPTIITHAAVPVCLGLGLGSRVIPPPLLFAGIVLAMLPDADVLAFKFGVAYGNIFGHRGFTHSLLFAFVVPLLCVLVGRRGFRAGLVRCWLFLTVSLLSHSLLDSVTTGGKGVGWLWPWSDERFFAPWQVIKVAPFALSRYTTPYGHQVIISELLWVWLPGVIVMGLLWWKRR, encoded by the coding sequence ATGCCAACCATTATTACCCACGCTGCTGTGCCGGTTTGCCTCGGCTTAGGGCTGGGCAGCCGGGTGATCCCCCCTCCCCTGCTGTTCGCCGGAATCGTTCTCGCCATGCTGCCGGATGCCGACGTACTCGCGTTTAAGTTTGGCGTCGCCTACGGCAATATTTTTGGTCATCGCGGGTTTACCCACTCGCTGCTGTTTGCCTTTGTGGTGCCGTTACTCTGCGTGCTGGTCGGGCGACGAGGGTTCCGGGCGGGGCTGGTGCGCTGCTGGCTGTTTTTAACCGTGTCGCTGCTGTCGCACAGCCTGCTGGACTCGGTGACGACGGGCGGGAAAGGGGTCGGCTGGCTGTGGCCGTGGTCGGATGAACGTTTCTTTGCGCCGTGGCAGGTGATTAAGGTCGCGCCTTTTGCGCTCTCTCGCTACACCACGCCGTACGGGCATCAGGTGATTATCTCGGAACTGCTGTGGGTGTGGCTGCCGGGGGTTATCGTGATGGGTTTGTTGTGGTGGAAGCGGCGTTAA
- the malI gene encoding Mal regulon transcriptional regulator MalI has translation MKKVSIIDVAREAGVSVSTVSLVLRQKGKISEATIEKVHAAITALGYVHNVAAANLRANTSNLIGLILRDFSDSFSIKVMASIVQELEKQGYMVFLGQPLNDGEHLERCLLSFKQQGVAGVIYLASDTRHATLPDMIRECPLPLVAVSQSLLNETCNLVMRDNRQAAHLATRYLIERGHRNIAYIGGQEGDLIREQRLLGFRSAMTQNGLVFRDESAPACSDDTQAVSFATRQLLEKNNTITALLCHSPDAMIGSISGIHHVGRTVGKDVFLTQQVALVGFEDMLHVNLTSPSFTYVSSASEETGRQAAGLMIRQLKEPELQTQRITLSGQLVARESA, from the coding sequence GTGAAGAAGGTCAGCATCATTGATGTCGCCAGAGAGGCAGGGGTTTCGGTCTCTACCGTCTCGCTGGTTCTGCGTCAGAAAGGAAAGATCTCAGAGGCGACGATCGAAAAAGTCCACGCCGCCATCACCGCCCTGGGCTACGTGCATAACGTAGCCGCCGCCAATCTTCGCGCCAACACCTCCAACCTTATCGGCCTGATCCTGCGTGATTTCAGCGACAGCTTTTCCATTAAGGTAATGGCAAGCATCGTCCAGGAGCTGGAAAAGCAGGGATATATGGTCTTTCTCGGCCAGCCGCTGAACGACGGTGAGCATCTTGAGCGCTGCCTGCTCTCCTTTAAGCAGCAGGGCGTGGCCGGGGTGATCTATCTGGCTTCCGATACGCGCCATGCTACCTTACCTGACATGATCCGTGAGTGTCCGCTGCCGCTGGTGGCGGTCTCCCAGTCGCTGCTCAACGAAACCTGTAATCTGGTGATGCGCGATAACCGCCAGGCGGCGCATCTGGCGACCCGCTATCTGATTGAGCGGGGCCATCGCAATATCGCCTATATCGGCGGCCAGGAAGGCGACCTCATCCGCGAGCAGCGGCTGCTCGGTTTTCGCAGCGCGATGACACAAAACGGGCTGGTGTTCCGCGACGAATCCGCCCCCGCCTGCAGCGACGATACCCAGGCGGTTAGCTTCGCCACCCGTCAGCTGCTGGAGAAGAACAACACTATCACCGCCCTGCTCTGCCACTCCCCGGATGCGATGATCGGCTCTATCTCCGGGATCCATCACGTTGGCCGCACCGTGGGGAAAGATGTCTTCCTCACCCAGCAGGTGGCGCTGGTGGGGTTTGAAGATATGCTGCACGTCAACCTCACCTCCCCGTCGTTTACCTATGTCTCCTCCGCCAGCGAAGAGACGGGGCGTCAGGCGGCGGGGTTAATGATCCGCCAGCTAAAAGAGCCTGAGCTGCAAACCCAGCGCATTACTCTCTCCGGGCAACTCGTCGCCCGGGAATCGGCATAA
- a CDS encoding PTS transporter subunit EIIC: protein MSLISGFVKSLSKLSMIGRALMLPISLLPAAGLLLAFGDKFHLPLMMNAGGVIFDNLPMLFAIGSAVGLASESGIAALSAAVAVFVTNITIGTVLGITPEMASQGGKYAMVVGIPTLQMGVFGGLLCGILAAWCYNRFHTMQLPEFLGFFSGKRFVAIATAFLSFVMGLLLPYVWQHIQAGIDALSVIVNGDNQAASTFIFGLVERALIPLGLHHIWYPSFWYSFGDYTTQAGQVIHGDQTIWFKMLEEGVKSFSSDTYQNAGKFMQGEFPLMLFALPAACLAMYHEAHTKNKKIAAGILFSAALTCFLTGITEPVEFTFIFVAPILYVFNAIMAGLAYMTMYLLHAHIAKSFSAGFIDYLSFGILPSFNGYQTNFLNAIIIGVPMALIYYFTFRFVIRRFDVKTPGRTEVTANADDKTDTEIANEIIGLLGGAQNINSVGSCITRLRLEVAKSDVVDKDGLNGLGARGVVFVGDSGIQVIFGARAQFIAQTMSTLIGK from the coding sequence ATGAGTCTGATATCAGGGTTTGTTAAATCGCTGTCAAAATTGTCGATGATTGGTCGCGCATTAATGCTGCCGATCTCGCTGCTTCCCGCTGCGGGCCTGCTGCTGGCTTTCGGCGATAAATTCCACCTGCCGTTGATGATGAACGCGGGCGGCGTCATTTTTGATAACCTGCCGATGCTGTTTGCCATCGGCTCTGCCGTCGGCCTGGCGTCGGAATCGGGTATCGCCGCGCTGTCGGCAGCGGTGGCGGTGTTTGTCACCAACATCACCATTGGCACCGTGCTCGGCATTACGCCGGAGATGGCCTCCCAGGGCGGGAAATACGCCATGGTGGTGGGCATCCCGACCCTGCAGATGGGCGTCTTTGGCGGCCTGCTGTGCGGGATCCTCGCCGCGTGGTGTTATAACCGCTTCCACACCATGCAGCTGCCGGAGTTCCTCGGCTTCTTCTCCGGAAAGCGTTTTGTGGCGATCGCCACGGCGTTCCTCTCATTCGTGATGGGGCTGCTGCTGCCGTACGTCTGGCAGCATATCCAGGCCGGTATCGACGCGCTGTCGGTGATCGTTAACGGTGATAACCAGGCGGCCTCGACCTTTATCTTTGGTCTGGTGGAGCGTGCGCTGATCCCGCTGGGTCTGCACCATATCTGGTATCCATCGTTCTGGTACTCGTTCGGGGATTACACTACCCAGGCGGGCCAGGTGATCCACGGCGACCAGACCATCTGGTTCAAGATGCTGGAAGAAGGGGTGAAATCCTTCAGCAGCGATACCTACCAGAACGCCGGTAAATTCATGCAGGGCGAGTTCCCGCTGATGCTGTTCGCGCTGCCTGCGGCCTGTCTGGCGATGTACCACGAAGCGCACACCAAAAACAAAAAGATTGCCGCCGGTATTCTCTTCTCTGCGGCGCTGACCTGCTTCCTGACCGGGATCACCGAGCCGGTGGAGTTCACCTTTATCTTTGTGGCGCCGATCCTCTACGTCTTTAACGCCATCATGGCGGGCCTGGCCTACATGACCATGTACCTGCTGCATGCGCATATCGCCAAGTCCTTCTCCGCGGGCTTTATCGACTACCTGTCGTTCGGGATCCTGCCGTCGTTCAACGGCTACCAGACCAACTTCCTCAACGCCATTATCATCGGTGTCCCGATGGCGCTGATTTACTACTTCACCTTCCGCTTCGTGATCCGTCGTTTCGACGTGAAAACGCCGGGCCGCACTGAAGTGACAGCCAATGCGGACGATAAAACCGATACCGAAATCGCCAACGAAATCATCGGCCTGCTCGGTGGCGCGCAGAACATCAACTCTGTCGGCTCCTGCATCACCCGCCTGCGTCTGGAAGTGGCGAAGAGCGATGTGGTGGACAAAGACGGTCTGAACGGCCTCGGTGCACGCGGCGTGGTCTTCGTCGGTGATTCCGGCATTCAGGTTATCTTTGGCGCCCGGGCGCAGTTTATCGCCCAGACGATGTCCACCCTAATCGGTAAATAA